CTTAATCATGTTATATGAGATGTTTGTATGTAGAATTCAAGAATTGATGATAAAGGTTCAATGTTCAAAAAGTATAAACAAAGGAGTTCTAATATAAATAATGTGCATAAGGTCTATGTGGTGCATAAATTACACATATAAGAGCAATgctttttttaaaactaaaaagattttaGAATTTTGTTGTGTGCATTTTTTTAGAGTGGACAACTAAATAGCCATGATACTAGAAAAATATCTCAATCTAAACCAACAGATTCCGTGTAATTTCAGAATTAGAACATGAATGAATTGTCTGTATGTGTATCCTATATTTTCAAGATTTTCTCTTCAAATTatagataataaatatttaaaaaaatatagaataaaaagataagtggtaaaaatttaaaatttaataaaaaagactaaaatagtatgtatataataattataatagtaatatattttttatgtaataatattacataattattttttagttatatttaattttaaatttaatgtatttcttataattatgaatttatttgaattatattattttattaaatttatttttttgtgaaagAAAAAGGTAGATAGATATAGAGAataagagagaaaagagagagaaagataaaaaagaaggagagatggaatttgttaattttagaggaaaatattttattttaattgtaataaaaaaatatttcgtaacatattttgatttgtcaaattagtaatataaaatataaattataaattataagttTTATATATAGTGGAAATGATAGAGAAAGaaagtttattaattttagaagaaaatattttatctcaTGTTTAATTAAAAAGTGTCGTGTAACATATTTTGATTGTTAATCAAATTAGTAATATAGCtttgaattttaatattttaattttaatttgattttaattataattagagaGTGCTATGTTACAcaatttgattattaaatttgtaattaattattgataataatatataaaaaagatagAGTGAGTGAATGAATGAGATacagaaaaaggaaaagagaaaatgagagaattctttaattttagaaaaaaaataattttaattacaataaaaaagtGACATAtgacatattttaattataaaattaatagtatataataaataatcgattaaaaaaaattatatacctAAATATCTTTAAAAGTAGAAgtcaaattaaatgataattaaactatgttttaatttcattcatAAATATATTCTATACAACatctaatataaatataaaataacaaaacaaaagGTTACAAAATTTTCCAGTAGTACTCTTCAAATTTATCATCCCTTTTGTATAAGATAGTTAAGTTACTGAAATCAGATATTCTTTCTGCAATTTTTCCCATTTTTAATCTTTTGGTGCGAACCATAATTGAACTAGCTAGCAACTCAAAGCCTCATACTTCATGGGAATGGAAGGGTTAAACCCAGATTGAGAAAGCAAGTTCCCAACCATAGATAGGTCCCTACAAAACATTCCTTGAAGCAACGAAGGATTTGTAGTCGAAGCAGATGAACAAAACAACACATTCTCACTACTATCTTCATTACTATTATCATCATGTAAAGCCCTCTTCCTCTGTTCTTTCAAAGCTTCCTCTTTTGTGATATTCGTCATAATTTCAGCATAACCCTTCTGAATCAACCTGTACAATAACGTTGCAGACATCTTGGCCCTTTTCTTAACATCTTCAATGTCTCGTTGGTCCGCAAGCTCACAGCGATCAATGAAACTCAGAGCCTTCTCATGCTTATGCTTCAAACAGAGCAAAAGATGTGCCCTCTGAAGCTCCGACCGAGAACACCCACGCCTCAAACCAATCAAAGCGTAGTAATCAACGTTGTTCCCTGTTTCGCCATTTGCCACTCTCTGCTTGAGTTCTTTGATCTTGGTGCTCAGAGTGCAGAGCCTCCCCGGGATCTCTACGTACCtgtttagtaaaaaaataaaacatttatcaaaagtgtacactaaaatttgccattataaatataaaatatatgttaaaataaaaatatattttaaaaataaattaaatcacacatatatttataataaatatattagtagtatattttagtgattaattttagtgtgtaaatattatttttgaaataaaagcATTTAAGTTAGATGTAAATAATCAATGAAAAGAGTAAAATGATTCAAAATATGAGAGAGGTTATTATAAGAGATGACAAAACTTTTGAAATGTGGATATTTTCGCGGAAATTACTCCAAATGGGGATCAAAAATGGAAAATTTTTTCGCAGAGATAGAGATGGAGGCCAAAATTCTCTTGAGGCAGACATGGGGACTCGAGCAGAGATTTCCAATCTGCTTTCACTAATTTTCGAATTATTAAATTTACTTAAATGCccttaattatttatttctaatataaaacttttagtcatttcacataCCAAatactatatatgtatatattgtgaaaaatctaaccctaatttcaAAAGtgtcttttcttttttccataACACTAACACTGTATCATCCCACTCTCTAATCACTCCAAAAGACTAGAACTCGCAAATTCGATCCCAATCTCATATAACGTCACAATTATACTCCTTGCCATTTTTATTTAGTGTTCATTGTGTCGTCACTCTTTCACTTTTTCATTGTCTTTGATCGCGGCGCCTTTTAACCTTTTCACTGCTGCATGACTGTATCCTTATAtattgtaataatattttttttattttttattaaattttttatataaataattaatataagaATATAGAGAATAAGTTCTGCAGAAAATAGAAGTCCACAAAAAAtagagataaaaaataatactctTCCACGACAAAAATTAAGACAAAAACGAGAAATAAATCTAGAGATGGGGACGAAAATCAGAAAGATATATCCTGCTTTTGTCCCGTTGCTATTCCTATATTATATTAGTCTCTTCAGAaactttaatatatattaattaattataatctaaaacttttaacaaaaattataagTAACTTTCACTCTTATACTTTTATTATCGCATGAAAtgaatattattattcttatattaataatgtcatttttttttaaattcatgtaaataaaaaataaaagatatgtgtgaaataatagtataaaaaataagagTGACAATATCATTATCTTATTAATAAAATACAGAAAGCGGGTGCTTTATTATTtgtaaaatcttttttattttaaaaattaataatttctttgatttaaggaaatattttatgttttcattCACACTgattttatttacaaaattttatataaaaaataaagaataaaaaaatctatttttattctttattttcatttttcttttaacaaaattatgaaaacattcttaaatataaaaataagaatagaaaCTAAACAAACTTTAAAGTATCCGATtatcttattagtttttatcctcaacttttaaaaaaatccaatagagaacaaaatttattattttataatttttttataaaatcctgaaaactaaaaaaaaaaaatagaaaagaaaacgaGACAGTTGTGGGTTGACGGGAGTACCTAACATTGTGGTGCTTCCAGGCGGGTCCAGGCAGCTTGCAGTCACGAAGAATGGAGTTGTAGAGAAGCTTTAGGTGTTCAAGGTCATGCAGAGAATCAGGAAGACACTTAATCATTTCAAGCACCGACGCGCGTGTGTGGAGTGCTTCGATGCTCGTCGCTTCCAGCGCCAGCGCGCGGTTACAGTCCGCGATTGCGTCCGCTATTCGCCATGCGTGCCACTGGGCGGAGGCACGATGCGCGTAGCACTGCGAGAGGAAGCCCTGTGGCGTCACACCGCGCCGAGACTCGATGATCTTCGAGAAGTGGCGGATGGCCTCCGTGTGGACCCCGGCGTCAAGGGCGGCCAGTGCTGCGGCCCGACGACGGAGGAGGAGCTTGATGTGGGACAGGAGCTGGGTTATGGACTCCGATTCGGTGAGAGGGGTGGACGGTGGTGCTGCGGCGGCGgtggagagggagagggagaagCTGTCGTCAGACCAGCAGATGCTTTCGCGGCGGAAGGCGGCCGTAGCTAGGCGCTTGCCGGTTTGGAGGAGAATCATTGCGTCTTCCATTAGGCCTAAGTGGTAGCATGCTTTGCCAAGTACTAAGTATCtgtaaaatttaaatcaaagtAAAAATCAATCAGTAACCTTTTGAGTAAAATAGTCTTATTAATTTAGTCTCTAATACATAAAAGTTTATAGAAATGAGAGAAGATTAGATGTTTATgttgatcttttttttttctttacaaacTTAGTTAAAAGTTAAGAAAGAATATTTTCACTACTAAAATTCAAGACAATTATTTTAGTTCATTGTGATTATAAgaatttgttattattgttatttagGATTTACTTATCTTATGTTTGAAGGAGATATTCTATgggtataataataataaaaaatgttaaaattataaaataaaattttttttgttaaaaatatcaaaatttaagttttaatatatttattttatattcattaaataaaaatatttaaaattttttagtagTAGTATACTTATCATGTACATATATTAGCTAAACTACTctaataaaaaagttaattttttttaataatttttgtaaaatatttttttatagtacttTGAAATGTTCTTTAAAGATACAAGACAGTAAAATCCTATTGTTTAAAGTTTGATGAtccaattatttttaaatataaagcctattttttttatagaaataaTATAGAGAATAATAAAAAGTCAAACTATAAACTTATGAAATAAGCTATTTTGTGGAATCCTTTTAggcaattatatatataatttcctcctttgaaaaaaaaaataatttcctCATGTGACAAAAGTAACTCCTGCCATGTTTATATCAAgtttagatttagatttagatttgggTTTGAGCCAATTAAAAAACGGTATAGTTCTACTTTTTATggaaaatctaattaaattggATTATTTTATCGAACAGTATCAAAAGTTGGGAAGCATTTTGTTACAGCTGGCACGAGCATTTACTCGATCCCCATGTATAATATAACGGTTCTGCTAGGAGTGAAGCtaactttaattaattaattaaaaaatagatttattataaaaaaaagttagtttagttggcttagtaatataaaattaaagtcACGGAAAGCTTATCTATAAAATAAGAGGTgtgatatttatttatttattttactctATCTAATAATGTCAACGGAGAGTAAGGAGTTAATGTTGAATCGTAtcttaacatatatatatatatatatgtgtgtgtaaataattttgattttttttatcctaatagatattaataaataaaaaatgggAATTGAATTAATTTTCAACATGAATTAATTCTTTCGgaaattaataaaaagtaaattagctcataaaaatgattttaaatcattaaaatctaaaaaatatatactgCATGAAAGATGAggagtaaaagtaatttttcttttttctaaaataaaaaacttaatgaataaaaattcAGAATAGAACTGGCAGATTCCAAACCAATGAAAAGCAATAATGATActtaaatttcctttttttatgccaagataattttttaaaatttatttattttgagttctaaaattacatattaatattataaattaaaaaaattattacaaataaaaatatttgttttagatatattatttttattaaaaaattttaaattttaataattttatgatgTATTTTTAGGATATATATTAGCTTCTTCTTTACAATAGTACAAATTTAGCTAAAATCCAGTTCTCTATGTTTTGAGAGATTCATTTCTTTCGTTACCTTCTATACTGTCATATATAAAGTCCATGTCGCCCTCAGAATCTCTATCAATGTCCATAACTTTTTCTCttaagctttttttttctttgcccTTCTTTCTTTCATCTCTTAAAGCTATCAACAACAGTTACATTCTTACCTTCTCCGAATGTTCTGTCTCCTTGTTTCAATCCAATTGGTTTTCTCTTTCTCACTTCCACTCAGGTCTTCATTCTCCATTCCTCAAACAACAAAGTATAAAATTCACCCAAAAGCAACCATAATAACCTTAGACAATTGAAAATAGATAAATGAATCAAAAAGTCACAGGAGCCCCTGTAAAAAGGGCATTGCAGAAGCAGAACTGGTGTGGTGGTGCTCCGGTCCTGGAGGTCGACGAGCTAGAGACAGCAATGCTATGCAGTGGTGGCTGGCGAGACGACAATATGGTCAGAGACTATAACCGATTTAGAGCCCCTCATGTGGTGAACCCCTATATAGATAACCTTAATATCCCCATCTCTTGTTCATGAACCCCAGCGCCACCATTCATTTGACTCTTTTCCAAGCCTTGTTCCTCTCATGGGGTTGCCGGCTTGTCGTCTTTGTCTAGTCCCGCTAGACAAGGGGGAGGCTATTGTAACCCTTTATTTTCCTCCTCTTACAATCCATTCCTCCTCTTACAATCCATATCTCATTTGTTCTTCCTCACCCTTCAATTTCATAGCATTTGTATTGGTTTGTATAGTTCTTTTGATTGTCACATCACATGTCAAAATTGAATATCTCTAGTTGGAGTCTTGCAGTGCTAGCACAACTGTGCTTGTGACAACATTAGAGTTGAAAACCTCCTTAAAGTAATGGTTGGAGCTACATTGAAGTAATAGATCTCTTTCCACAATATTAGGTACATTTAATTtgtgttttcattttctttttttatttttaaaattgtcaagataaaagataaaaacaagAAGTAAAAACAATCCTATTTTCTCTTTTGACTTCACAAAATCCTGAAAAcggaaaatgaaaacaaaaaatagaaacaaaagcCAATCCACCCTAGAGATTGTTTCATATTAACTTGGTTTTTGATCTTTTGATGTGTCCAAGGATATTGGCAAGAAGTGTAAGGAAACGATTAGATGCGTATGCTATAGCCATTGATCAAAAGAGGCAACATGTATTGGATATTCAAAAACCAATAGCAGTATTTGCGCATTGGCGCAACTTTCTTaactaaaaagtaaaaaccCAACATGAATCAGTACAAGAAACATAGCTATGTGCAAGGGTTGATTATCAAAACTAATGATGACAAAATAAGGATGCATTTCATGTAACTCTCTAATTACAATCCAGTATCAATAGATAGGAaaactagaaaagaaaaaatccTATGCATAATCCTTCGTAGCTACATCCCATGAAATCCTCGATCGGTCTAAAAAGTGAAGATGATTTCTTAAGAGGGGCTTGGATGATATGATAATGGAGCAATGTGTTCACCAAATAGGACAGAATATCCTTCTTCGAATGCAAGGCAACTGCCACTTTCATAGACTATATTTGAAGCCTTGGCAGGACAAAACCCAAGAAGGCATGCCACGATTCATCGAGTAACAGCCACTTTCATGTTCTGTTTATAACAGTGTAATCTCAATGGACTAAGCTATATAATTTTGTTGGCGAATTTTCGTATCAATGTAAagttggaaacaaccaacctgATCAAAACTACTGGTTTTTCTTGAGACTGGATGCGGAAAAGGCTGATTTCGGTGTTTGACTGGACCTTGTTTTACTGGCATCCAGATTAGAACTTCTAATAATGAAAAGGAAAGTCTCAACAAGCATGGCCACCACCAACCCAAGAATTCCTCCAGCAGCATTCTGTACCATagataagagaggaagaaagaaaaaggataaTCAAGAGGAGATTCCACTTGGCTAACgactaaaactaaactaattgaGGATAATAATGAAAAACAGATTTTAGAGGGTACCATGGCAGGACTGTGATTAAACAATGCTCTAAATGCAGCATAACCAACTAGATAGCCAGTAAACATGGTAACCACCACATGTAATCCTGAAAAAAtgttcaataataaaaaataaatggttaGTAATACAACATGTATAGATGAATATTTGCCAAATAACATGCTTAAAAGAAAAGGCAGAAAACTATAGATTTCGGTCATCTAAATTTTATTTCCTTATTTCATAATAGTATAACAAATAGAATATTCAAGGgactaatttttaaataatatcaGAACTCCCAATCACAGAAGAGAGTTGAATCGACAAGGAAAAGTTATTGCCATCTTATAATGGAAAAGGAACAAATATCGAGAGTAAACTAAACAGAACGTATTTGAACTTGTGAAAATGTCATTAACCATTTGTCTAAAGTTTTATCCTTCCGAAAGTTTTCAGCTATTAGATTACAAATAATTATCTTGTACATAatccaatgaaaaaaaaaaggtaatcCAGTACCCCAAGCTCCTTTTCACCTCCAATTACAGCCAAAATAGGATTTTAAGGTAAATCATACTACCAAATCCAAGTATCCCACCAAAGACATTCATGCGAGTAAGTTAAAAAACCAAAGCTTCCACAACTTCAAAAGGCACAACTTAAACAGTTGAATTGATCCATGTTTCATTTGAGTAACATGGGAAGCAAATCATGAAAGCAAAAGTAATACTTTCTCATTTCACAAATAacaaaactaacaaacaaagaAGGATCTATAGCTACATAAAACACTAGACTAGACTATGATATTACAAACTATAGTCCAAGAGATAAGACTTAATTGGAAAGGTAATTACCAAATCCTAACTGGTCCTTGTAAGAAGAGAATGGTTCCTCAACTTCCTTCTTTGGTGCAATGTCCTTCACTAGCTCTTGATAAGCTTTCCTTTCAGCCAAGTCTTGCAACTTTTTCAGCCTTGACTTCAATTCTTCACTCTTCACAAACCGAAGGAACAACACAATAATCACTCATATGATCAAATTTCACCATGAATTGGAGACAAATACAGTAATGCaccatctaattttcgaaattccaATTGTTCTTCCTATCTAAGTAACAATTTTTAGGGTTAAACAAGATCAAGTACAAATTTTGAAGCTGGAAGATTTGAGAAACAAAAATTAGGACAGCCGTAACAATCGAAATTTAaattgagaaattaaattgaaaaatggGAACTAGAGTTTTGACTTTTGACCTTCTGCCTGGGCTTCGGGCTAGAGAAGACGAATCGCGTGCCGGAGAAGAGTTGGGTCAATTCGGGTCGGGTGGATGGATCAGAGGCCATCCAGACAGAGCGGAGAGGCTCGTATGAAAGCTCAGATTGGGAGAGAAGATCAGCGGATGTGTGTCGGAGGTGGTGGGAGAGATTAGGGTCTTGAGAGGCTCCAGAGAGGAAAACCCTAATTGATTCGGTGGTGGATATTACTAATCCGACCCAGTTTGAATCATTGGTAGCCATTGTTGCGTGGTTGATGCTGCTGCTACTCCTACTGCAGGAGAGACGAATGAGTAGTCATGAAATAGAGGAAGGAACAAGGTAAGTCAAAGTTTGGGTGTTCGCGGTGCggtgcggtttggttcggtttttgaGAGAAAAGTCATCCGATCCGATCGTTTAATTAAACtgcggttcggtttggttcggtttttttCTCAAGGTcatccgaaccaaaccaaaccaaataaaatcggtttggtttggttcggtttgttcggtttttttcaatcaattcaAAAAGAATACTACCATACTATTTTACAAAGTCATATCATTGACTACGACAAACACGAATACACAATAACTAACAAAGTCTTGATCTAATGAAATTTAACGACAAAAGAAATTCAAATACGACAATTAAAGATGTTTAAAAGTTCAGTAGTCAACACAActgaaagataaaaataaattttcaagtCATGGACGGGTTGAAAGCGCTTGCCAGTGAATTGAAGTAGAAGACATGACTTCCCAACTCCTATAATAATAAAACAAGAAGGCTACATAAGTAACTTCTCTCCATAAATAAACTACTGCTCATAATATTACATATACACTTTGAACACAATACATATATGAAATGAAAACAAACAGACTACAACTTCAATTAGCTTTGTCACTGGTGCCTCGATTCATATTAATTGTTTCTAGCAATTAGGATTACAAGTAATACTGAAGTGCCCATTACAATCTCAaagttttacatttttttttgttttaacaaAAATTCCCATATTATACAATTTTAATGAAGTGACTACTATAATTACATTATGAAAAGTTGATTAGTCATTAGAAGCTGTGAACAACTGCAAAAGCATTAATAGTTCATATTTTGGATGTCAATGGTATTGGGGGAAAAATTGGGAACCAGATGGGATCAGCATCAAATCAATCCAGCTACGATATTAATTTTATGCACCAAATAAGATCATAAAAACACAGAGAAACTATAAGCTTAAAAAAGAGATCCCAAATGGAAGCTGGAAAAGCGCCACGCGTACAaaagaatcaagcattaaaATTTCCagaattctcaacaattgaaaAGCTGAACCCCATGGGGTAATTAAGAAAATTGAacaattattataataaattgatCATAAGATTCATAAAAGCTATATCATAAAAATCAGGGGAAATAATTGGAATTACCGTTATCACCGATGATGATGTTGGGGTCAGTGGTGTGGTGGGAGACTGGGAGCTGCTGTGTTGAACTCTTGATCATGGCCAGAACCCAGAAATTTATAACCAGCAATCCAACAATACCAAATTCTTAACAATAAACTGAATAATACGCTGATCTCAATACACTGAACAATAATTCAATAACCAGCAATTCCTGAACAAAACCTAAACAATGTCATCTAATTACTTGATGTTAACTATTTAAAACAAAATCTGTTTATGAGtgattgttattgttattagtATTATTGTTGTTAGTTGTGGTGGTGGTAAATAGCAAGTGTCAGATGAGTATTtcagtaaatcaacaacaaataaattaaaccatgAATAAAAACCAGCAACAAATAAATATATACCGAAATGGAAATTGAACAACAATATAcaaaaatcaacaataaattAAACCATGAACAAAAATTAGCAACAAATATACACTGAAACAGAAATTGAACAACAATGAATCAATGATTATTGAACAAAAATTGAATACCTAAATTGGAGGCTCCTTATCTGACTTGACTCGATGGCGGCTGCTATCCGTGTCTCCGCGAGGCCAGAAACGATGCTGTGGGTGGCTGGGTGGTGCTGTCTCCGC
The Arachis stenosperma cultivar V10309 chromosome 7, arast.V10309.gnm1.PFL2, whole genome shotgun sequence genome window above contains:
- the LOC130939357 gene encoding uncharacterized protein LOC130939357, coding for FKFYRYLVLGKACYHLGLMEDAMILLQTGKRLATAAFRRESICWSDDSFSLSLSTAAAAPPSTPLTESESITQLLSHIKLLLRRRAAALAALDAGVHTEAIRHFSKIIESRRGVTPQGFLSQCYAHRASAQWHAWRIADAIADCNRALALEATSIEALHTRASVLEMIKCLPDSLHDLEHLKLLYNSILRDCKLPGPAWKHHNVRYVEIPGRLCTLSTKIKELKQRVANGETGNNVDYYALIGLRRGCSRSELQRAHLLLCLKHKHEKALSFIDRCELADQRDIEDVKKRAKMSATLLYRLIQKGYAEIMTNITKEEALKEQRKRALHDDNSNEDSSENVLFCSSASTTNPSLLQGMFCRDLSMVGNLLSQSGFNPSIPMKYEALSC
- the LOC130941737 gene encoding uncharacterized protein LOC130941737 — encoded protein: MNPFLSPPPSATEPFQSFTQRRRTFRPSTSSQTAPANTIVAEPAPPASPPTASFLASRRQHHPATHSIVSGLAETRIAAAIESSQIRSLQFSRSSSSINHATMATNDSNWVGLVISTTESIRVFLSGASQDPNLSHHLRHTSADLLSQSELSYEPLRSVWMASDPSTRPELTQLFSGTRFVFSSPKPRQKSEELKSRLKKLQDLAERKAYQELVKDIAPKKEVEEPFSSYKDQLGFGLHVVVTMFTGYLVGYAAFRALFNHSPAMNAAGGILGLVVAMLVETFLFIIRSSNLDASKTRSSQTPKSAFSASSLKKNQ